GGGCCGGAACGTCAGACCGCGCTCAAGCTCGCGCTGTTCCGCGCCCATTTCAACCACCGCCGGCGGATCGGCGACGAAGCCGTCCTGCTCGACATTGCGGAAGAAACCGGGTTCGACCGTGCTGCCGCGCGCGCGGCGTTGGACGATGCCGCGCTGGCAGCCCGCGTGCGTGCCGAGGAAGAGCGGGCGCTCGATCTCAACATCACCGGCGTGCCGGCAATGGTGGTCGAGGGCAAGTTCCTGATCCCCGGCGCGCAGCCGGCCGCAACCTATAGCGAGGCGCTGCGCCGGGTTGCGGCGAAGACATAGGGCCGATCGGCCGACGCCGAGCCCGCTTTTCCCCGTTTCGCGCCTGAGGCCGCCTGGTCTCGCATCTCCTGTCGTTCGATCCATCCGGGGCCGCTGAACGTTCGCGGCCCGATTCGCGCGGACAGGCGCCGTCTCGCGCCTTGCCCCATACCGAATTGCTCTTCCCGCCATCGCTTTGCGGCGGCGGGATCGCCGTCCTGCGCAAGTGCCGGCGCCCTCGCGGACGAGGCCGGTTTCCGCTCGCGAAACGCGGGCCGGACTCGGCTCCCGGTGAGACAAATCTAGGGTTTTACAGTTCGAGATGTAAGTAAAATGTTGTAAACATAGAGACTTTCTCTTTGTGATTATCATTGTGTGGATGTAGGCAACAATTATTAATTGGATGCCTTCGGTGAGAGAGGGTAATTTCCCTCATACCAATTTCAAAGATGGCAGCAAGTTTTCAAACTATATGAAAACCAGGCCAGATATCTGCCACCTCCAATCGATTACTATTTAATAATAGTTGGGCAATGAAATGAATATTTTGAAGCTGAAATCCGCACTTGTCGCACTTCCCCTCCTGCTGGGAGCGGCCGCTATGCCCGCCTCCGGGGCGGAGGCGCAAGCTCAGGGGCCGCAGGTTTCGGCTCAGCCTTCGGATGCAGCCCGGGCGCAGCAATTGTCGGGCGATATCTTCATTCGCAATGCGCTTGCGACGGTCCAGGCGCTCGATGCGGGTAGGGCCGCGCAGGTTTACGATGCCGGTTCGGCGGCGCTGAAGGCGGTTTCCACCAGGCAGCAGTTTGTCGAGGCCGTGGCATCGACCAATGCCCGCACTGGCGGCGTGGTTGCACGCGAATGGTCGCGGCTCGAACGTGTCCGGGTGGCTCCGCCTGCGGCCGATGCGGCCGCTCCTGCGGTGCCGGAGGGCAGCTACGTCACCGTTTACCTGCTTGCGCGCACCGCTCGCGGCCAAGCGCATCTCGAGCAGGTCAGCTTCCGGCTCGACGAAGACAACCAGTGGCGCCTTGCCGGCGTCACCGCGGCGCTGCCGCAGCAGCAGCCGCAGCAGCCGCAGGGCTGATTTCCATTCTGCTCCGGCCCGACGGCCGGAGCCGTGCCTGACGTCGACTGAAAAGGACGAATCATGAGCAACAACCGCAACGCCCATTCCATCTGCCAGTACGGCCACGATGCCAGCCAGATGCTCACGAGTTCGAACGGACTCGGCAAGGGCGTCCGGCGGCGGATCATGGCGATCCTGCGTCTTTCTTCCGCCTGCGTGGCCTTCGGCCGCCAGCGCGGGCTCGGCGCGCTGGGGCATTCGTCTTCGCGCGTGGCCTTTGTCGTGCCTGCCGCGCTGGGCTCGGCCCTCGCGCTCGGCATTGCCGCGCCTTCGGCTGTGGCGGACACTCTGGAGTCCGGCGGCACTTGCGTTTCCGCCGGGTCGGGTGTGGTCGGCAATGAACCGAACCAGGGCAATACGACCGACCAGCCGGCCGATGGCAGCGGCACCTATTCGACGGTCGCCGGCTGCAATGCCGACGGTCACAACCAGCTCGGCGTCACCGTTTTCGGCACCCGGGCCGATGGCTTTGGAGCAGGTGCAGTCGCCGTCGGTTACAACGCCGATGCGGTGAAATGGGCTTCGGCCTTCGGTCTGGACGCCAATGCCTCGGCGACCGGATCGGTGGCGCTGGGCTTCAGCGCGGTGTCGAGCGGTGCCAATGCGGTTGCCATCGGCAGCGCGGGCGGCGATGGCACGACCCCGCTGACCGTCGCGAACTCGACCACCGCCTCGGGCGCCGGCGCGGTGGCGATCGGCAGCAATGCGACCCGCGGCGCGCAGGCCCGCAGTGCGAATTCGATCGCGCTCGGCGGCGAGGCGACGGTCGGTTCCGGCGCGACTTCGGGCATCGCGATCG
The sequence above is a segment of the Pelagerythrobacter marensis genome. Coding sequences within it:
- a CDS encoding DUF4019 domain-containing protein, with the protein product MNILKLKSALVALPLLLGAAAMPASGAEAQAQGPQVSAQPSDAARAQQLSGDIFIRNALATVQALDAGRAAQVYDAGSAALKAVSTRQQFVEAVASTNARTGGVVAREWSRLERVRVAPPAADAAAPAVPEGSYVTVYLLARTARGQAHLEQVSFRLDEDNQWRLAGVTAALPQQQPQQPQG